A genomic segment from Malaclemys terrapin pileata isolate rMalTer1 chromosome 1, rMalTer1.hap1, whole genome shotgun sequence encodes:
- the LOC128831916 gene encoding folate receptor alpha-like isoform X1, with protein MAARWAVLGLLAACVASATKESVLNMCMDAKHHKTKPGPEGALHGQCAPWKDNACCTAKTSKGAHQDQSYLYNFNWNHCGVMPEKCKQHFIQDTCLYECSPNLGPWIDQVDNSWRRERILNVPLCKEDCELWWEACKDAVTCRENWHKGWNWTTGTNRCPRGSTCQLFKYVFPRPADLCEKIWSNSYKYTTEHRGGGRCIQMWFDPANGNPNVAVAKYYAQNGRDASPAPRAVLLLLPAALLSLL; from the exons ATGGCAGCGCGGTGGGCCGTGCTGGGGCTGTTGGCTGCCTGCGTGGCCAGTGCTACGAAGGAATCTGTGCTGAACATGTGCATGGATGCCAAGCACCACAAAACCAAGCCAGGCCCGGAGGGGGCGCTGCATGGCCAG TGTGCCCCGTGGAAAGACAACGCCTGCTGCACGGCCAAGACCAGCAAGGGGGCTCACCAGGACCAGTCCTACCTGTACAACTTCAACTGGAACCACTGCGGGGTGATGCCAGAGAAGTGCAAGCAGCACTTCATCCAGGACACGTGTCTGTACGAGTGCTCGCCCAACCTGGGGCCCTGGATCGACCAG GTGGATAATAGCTGGCGCCGGGAGAGGATCCTCAACGTGCCACTGTGCAAGGAGGACTGTGAGCTGTGGTGGGAGGCCTGCAAGGATGCAGTCACCTGCAGAGAGAACTGGCACAAGGGCTGGAACTGGACCACAG ggaccaACCGTTGCCCCCGCGGCTCCACGTGCCAGTTGTTCAAATATGTCTTCCCCCGGCCGGCGGACCTGTGCGAGAAGATCTGGTCCAACTCGTACAAATACACCACGGAGCACCGGGGCGGTGGGCGCTGCATCCAGATGTGGTTTGACCCTGCCAACGGGAACCCCAACGTGGCCGTGGCCAAGTATTACGCCCAGAACGGGAGAGACGCCTCTCCTGCGCCGCGggctgtcctgctgctgctgccggctGCTCTCCTGTCCCTGCTCTGA
- the LOC128831916 gene encoding folate receptor alpha-like isoform X2 has product MGGKPNLKHLSKCAPWKDNACCTAKTSKGAHQDQSYLYNFNWNHCGVMPEKCKQHFIQDTCLYECSPNLGPWIDQVDNSWRRERILNVPLCKEDCELWWEACKDAVTCRENWHKGWNWTTGTNRCPRGSTCQLFKYVFPRPADLCEKIWSNSYKYTTEHRGGGRCIQMWFDPANGNPNVAVAKYYAQNGRDASPAPRAVLLLLPAALLSLL; this is encoded by the exons ATGGGTGGCAAACCTAACTTGAAACACCTGAGTAAG TGTGCCCCGTGGAAAGACAACGCCTGCTGCACGGCCAAGACCAGCAAGGGGGCTCACCAGGACCAGTCCTACCTGTACAACTTCAACTGGAACCACTGCGGGGTGATGCCAGAGAAGTGCAAGCAGCACTTCATCCAGGACACGTGTCTGTACGAGTGCTCGCCCAACCTGGGGCCCTGGATCGACCAG GTGGATAATAGCTGGCGCCGGGAGAGGATCCTCAACGTGCCACTGTGCAAGGAGGACTGTGAGCTGTGGTGGGAGGCCTGCAAGGATGCAGTCACCTGCAGAGAGAACTGGCACAAGGGCTGGAACTGGACCACAG ggaccaACCGTTGCCCCCGCGGCTCCACGTGCCAGTTGTTCAAATATGTCTTCCCCCGGCCGGCGGACCTGTGCGAGAAGATCTGGTCCAACTCGTACAAATACACCACGGAGCACCGGGGCGGTGGGCGCTGCATCCAGATGTGGTTTGACCCTGCCAACGGGAACCCCAACGTGGCCGTGGCCAAGTATTACGCCCAGAACGGGAGAGACGCCTCTCCTGCGCCGCGggctgtcctgctgctgctgccggctGCTCTCCTGTCCCTGCTCTGA